The genomic DNA tatcctgtgtatgtgacaataaaacatatatgtTTTCCCAATGATATTTTGTTGATAACACTTCGGAGAATATGATATGATTTGAAAGAATATCTGAGTAAATAAGATGTATTTTATCCATCCAAAACATGCATAGCCTAATCTTCTAATATATTTTCTGTTTGCTGAAATGTAATTAATTGTATTTCGCCTACAGTGCAAGTAGGCTATACTAAGTTTACAATGTTTCAGCCTCAGGCTACTTATTTCTGTCCATTGATACAAATTATAAAAATTGAATATGATAGGCTAGATAGATGAATCGATTGCGCATCATTCTCAATTTTAAATCATAACGTTACCCAATTGTCCTTGTCATTGTGTTATAATGGATGGTGTTTAAAAACATGAATTTGTATCTacaatgtacattgtgtaattagTTAATAAATCCCCTTACTGCATGATGTTTCCATATGGCCCATACTATCACTTCATTGCTAATCCTTCCTACACAATACATGATTCTGAtaaaaacgtgtacatttctccTTAAATGAAAGATTGGCAATCGTTACAAGGGTTAGTTAAGAATGGTTAGTCTTCATTTTAAACAATTTTCATAAATCATTATCATAATAAAGttaacatttttttataatgagACCATATGGCAACACTGTGTGATAATGGTAGTAGACCTCCAAAatcagtacagtgccttcagaaagtattcagacccctttactttttccacattttgttgtgttacagcctgaattaaaaatgtattaaatatagatgtttttatcactggccgacacacaatatcccataatgtcaaagtggaatgatatttttagacatttttacaaatgaaagcTCACATATATTCAGtcaatgtattcaacccctttgttatggcaagcctaaatatgttcaggagtaaaaatgtgcttaacaagtcacatgaagtcacatggactcactctgcatGCAATAACAGTGTTAACATTcttgttgaatgactacctcatctctgtacccaacacatacaattacttgtaaggtccctcagtcgagcagtgcatttcaaacacagattggcTGTGGTTGAACTACAAAGACCagcaaggttttccaatgcctcgtaaagaagggcacctattggtagatgggtaaaaaaaagcagacattgattaTACATCCCTTTTGAGCATGGTCaaattattcattacactttagatggtgtatcaatacacccagtcactacaaagatataggcgtccttcctaactcagttttcagagagaaaggaaaacgctcagggatttcaccatgaggccaatggtgacattaaaacagtaacagagtttaatggctgtgataggagaaaactgaggatggatcaacaacattgtagttactccacaatactaacctaaatgacagagtgaaaagaagtaagcctttacagaataaaaatattccaaaacaagcatcctgtttgcgacaaggcactaaagtaatactgcaaaaaaaatgtggcaaagcaattaactttttgtcctgaatacaaagagttatgtttgggggaaatccaatacaacacattactgagtaccagtttccatatttgcaagcataggggtggctgcgtcatgttatctgtatgcttgtaatcgttaaggactgggagatgaattctccTTTCAGCATGGCAATAaccggtcccgtgtggctcagttggtagagcatggcgcttgcaacgccagggttgtgggttcattccccacggggggaccaggatgaatatgtatgaactttccaatttgtaagtcgctctggataagagcgtctgctaaatgacttaaatgtaaatgtaaacctaaatcacaaggccacatctacactggagttgcttaccaagaagacaatgaaagATCCTGAGTGGCGGAGTTATAGTTGTGACTTAcactagtgagtgcatacattttcagacTGGTCCCACAtgtgaatcaaacccacaaccctggtgctgcaagcaccatgttctaccaactgaccTGCATGGgacctcacagctgtaatcactgtcaaaggtgcttcaacaaagtattgactcaggggtgtgaatacttatgtaaatgagatatttctgaatttgaaaacattaaaaaaaaaacagtttttgctttgtcattatggggtactgtgtgtagattaatgaggataaacatgtatttaatcaattttagaataaggctgtaatgtaataaaatgtgggaaaagtcaagaggtctgaatactttcagaattttGTAGAATACCAATTATAAATACCTTAAGAGCTTAGTTCAACTATAACCCAtcataacctaaaacataaggttGTATTAATTCATAGTTTGTTGATAACCATGTATAGCTTAAATATTGCCCTTGCTTCTTGCCACACGCAGATAATACTGTTGCGCCATCTATAAATATGAGAGTTATATTTCtcaagccccatccctcagctttatgGCAAACCCAGTGGTGAGGCTGCCTTTTTGTTGtttatcaaatacattttgaaattaaTCTTATGATGGATATTTTCATAACAATACATCCCTCGAAATGATCAAACAAGTCTGGCTTTGATATGTGACACCCTTTCATTTAATCAGATGAGCAATGTCCCTTTAGGCAtgaaaaataatatgcatatctccTTTTCTTGCAGGAAATGGAGGACAATCAATAAATGTACATGTACATTAACTTCTCATCGGACCAACCAGGAATGACCTGACCTTTTACCATTGTAAACGCTTCTTCTTGACAGCTTCTTCTACACAGCCATAATTCAGAATTTTCTCAACTGTTCTTTTGGGTGGGTTTTCTCCTGGCCACATCCAAAATGTCTGAGGCTGACTTCCAGAGAATTGAGCGGTTTTACCAGATCCTGAACAAGGACCCGTCCTGCAACCATTCCCACCTGACCTTCCATAACACCAGCATGGTATACGATCTGGACTTCCCTGGCGATGGCTCCCACTGGCTGCGCGCCATCATCTCCGTGGTGTACTGTGCCGTGGCCACCGGCGGACTGCTGGGCAATCTCCTCGTGCTGTACCTTCTCTGCTCCACCCGGACCATCGTCAAGAGTGCCATCAACTTCTTTGTGTTCAACCTGGCCCTGGCTGACTTGCTACTCTCCCTGGCTCTGCCGTTCTGGGCAGTAGACATCACCCTGGACTACAACTGGCCTTTTGGTTTGGCCATGTGCAAGGCCGTGTCCCTCCTGACGGGCCTCAACGTCTACGCCAGTTGCTTCTTCCTGATGGCCATGAGCTTGACCCGCTACTGTTCAGTGGCTACTGCACTCAAgcccgctgcaccactcggtcaCAAGCTTTGTGATTCCCGGGTAACTACCGCACTTATATGGGCCGGGGCACTGGTGGCTGCTGCACCGCGTGCCGTGTTCGCCGATCTCAACAGAGTAGGCATGGCCAATGACACTGCATGTCTGCTCCGCTTCCCTAAAGGTACAAATTGGCTGGCTGTCAACCAACTCCTGAGGCTTCTGTTTGGCTTCCTGTTGCCCTACTTCATCATGATCCTCTCCTACCTGCTCCTGCTGCGCTTCCTCTGCCGGCACAAGCTGAATGGTGTCAACCCACGGCGACAGGCACATGTCTCCAAGTCCGTGGCAGTTGTGGTGCTCTCCTTCTGCACCTGCTGGTTCCCGTATAACGTGCTAACTCTCTGGAGCGCGCTGATCCAACTGGATCTAACAGAAATCAGTCCCTCCTACTACTTTGTCCAGACCTACCTCTTCCCCTTGGCCAACTGTCTGGCCTTCACCAGTAGCTGCCTCAACCCTGTCATCTACTGCCTCATTCGCAGGGAGTACCGCAAGGCCCTGCGCACCCTGGTCTTGAAGTCAAGTCTAGCAATCGCTTCCAAAGCCTGCCTCTCGGCAGTCAACTCCAATGAGGGCCAGAACCGCGAAGGGCAGCTGGGCATCCCGCTCAACAATATGGAAAGCCACACGGCCCAGTCTTACACCAAGAGGTCAGCACTGCCCTCTACCACTCTATCGCTGGGTCCCAGTCCCAAGGGCCTCTGTCCGCTCAATGTCCTCACCTGAGGAGGATATCGCTGAACCTCAGATATAGATTAATTAAAGCTTCAATTCAATTTTGTTGGGGTTTTCGCATGGGTATGACAAACCTTTTTTTCCTTTACCAAAAACACAAAGTTGTATCTATATTATGAGACTAATGCCTTGTTGCCTTTTGCATGAACACGACAAGGGTGTGAATTTTTGTGAACATCATCAGGACATTCCTTCTTATTGGCATTAAAATTATgcattgtgtttttttctgtagTTTCTGGGATAATTTCTTAAATTAAACGTAATTATTGCAAGGTAAAGCAAATCAAATTTCAGTTAATTAACAACATGTTATTGCATCTTATTTTGAGATTTAATTATTGAGACAAATTCTTTAGGTATTCTTCAGCCCCAAAAAACTGAAActacactatatacactgctcaaaaaaataaagggaacactaaaataacacatcctagatctgaatgaatgaaatattcttattaaatacttttttctttacatagttgaatgtgctgacaacaaaatcacacaaaaatgatcaatggaaatcaaatgtatcatcccatggaggtctggatttggagtcacactcaaaattaaagtggaaaaccacactacaggctgatccaaactttgatgtaatgtccttaaaacaagtcaaaatgaggctcagtagtgtgtgtggcctccacgtgcctgtatgacctccctacaacgcctgggcatgctccttgatgaggtggcggatggtctcctgagggatctcctcccagacctggactaaagcatccgccaactcctggacagtctgtggtgcaacttGGCGttgggatggagcgagacatgatgtcccagatgtgctcaattgtattcaggtctggggaatgggcgggccagtccatagcatcaatgccttcctcgcaggaactgctgacacactccagccacatgaggtctagaattgtcttgcattaggagaacccagggccaaccgcaccagcatatggtctcacaaggggtctgaggatctcatctcgggtacctaatggcagtcaggctacctctggcgagcacatggagggctgtgcggccccccaaaaaatgccaccccacaccatgactgacacaCACCGccaaaacggtcatgctggaggatgttgcaggcagcagaacgttctccacggcgtctccagactctgtcacgtctgtcacgtgtcGCTCAGTGGGAACCTgccttcatctgtgaagagcacagtgcgcgaatttgccaatcttggtgttctctggcaaatgccaaacgtcctgcacggtgttgggctgtaagcacaacccccacctgtggacgtcggcctcataccaccctcatggagtctgttctgacctttgagcagacacatgcacatttgtggcctgctggaggtcatttgcagggctcttggCAGTGCTCCCCCTGCTCCTCTTTgcaaaaggcggaggtagcggtcctgctgctgggttgttgccctcctacggcctcctccacgtctcctgatgtactggcctgtctcctggtagcgcctccatgctctggacactacgctgacagacacagcaaaccttcttgccacagctcgcattgatgtgccttcctggatgagctgcactacctgagccacttgtgtgggttttgtagactccgtctcatgctaccactagagtgaaagcactgccagcatttcaaaagtgaccaaaacatcagccaaggaagcataggaaatgagaagtggtctgtggtcaccacctgcagaaccactccttattggggtgtcttgctaatgcctataatttccacctgttgtctattccattgcacaacagcagtgaaatttattgtcaatcagtgttgcttcctaagtggacagtttgatttcacagaagtgtgattgacttggagttacattgtgttgtttaagtgttccctttattcttttgagcagtgtatataaaagtatgtgaacaccccttcaaattagtgtattcggctatttcagccacacctgttacgGACAgctgtataaaaatcgagcacccagccatgcaatctccatagacaaacattggctgtagaatggccttactgaagagctcagtgacttttaacgtggcaccgtcataggatgccacctttccaacaagtcagtttgtcaaatttctgccctgctagagctgccccggtcaactgtaagtgatattattgtgaagtggaaacgtctaggagcaacaccggctcagccgcaaagtggttggccacacaagctcacagaatggaacagccaagtgctgaagcgcatagcgtgtaCAAATTGTCTaacctcagttgcaacactcactacagagttccaaactgcctctggaagcaacatcagtacaataactgttcgtcatgagcttcatgaaatgggtttccatggccgagcagccgcaccaaagcctaagatcaccatgtgcaatgccaagcgtcagcaccattcgactctggagcagtggaaatgcgttctctagcgatgaatcacacttcaccatttgGCAATCCGaccgacgaatctgggtttggtggatgccaggagaacgctacctgaccgaatgcttagtgccaactgtaaagtttggtggaggaggaataatagtctcgggctgtttttcatggttcgggctaggccccttacttccagtgaaggtaaatcttaacactacagcgtACAATGATAACTTTGTGGCACCAGTtcgggggaaggccctttcctgttccagcatgacaaagcccctgtgcagaaagcgaggtccatacagaagtggtttgtcgagattgatgtggaagaacttgactggcttgcacagagccctgacctcaaacccatcgaggacctttgggatgaattggaacactgactacgagccaggcctaatcgcccaacatcagtgctcgacctcactaatactcttgtgactgaatggaagcaagtcccctcagcaatgttctaacatctagtggaaagccttcctagaagagtggaggctgtcatagcagcaaagtgggcaccaacttcatattaatgcccatgattttggaatgcgatgttcgatgagcaggtgtacTCATACAATGTTTTTGATGATCTTTATTGCAAATGACCCATGTCTCTCAGCCCAAGAGGTGCAAGCTCTTTGTCCTGTTAGAGGAGCATGGTCAGGCAATCGAAGGGTTGGCAGTTAAAACCATGTGTGGGCCACTTCCTTTAATGCTGTATATTGATATTGTTGGGGTACcgttttttgttgcatttttaaGACTTCTTTGCTAGATCTATATGACTGGTATTTTGAGTCAACAGTTGATTGCTCCTTAGGAATTAGCAAAGACTTTGA from Salvelinus sp. IW2-2015 linkage group LG31, ASM291031v2, whole genome shotgun sequence includes the following:
- the LOC111956217 gene encoding relaxin-3 receptor 1-like, translating into MSEADFQRIERFYQILNKDPSCNHSHLTFHNTSMVYDLDFPGDGSHWLRAIISVVYCAVATGGLLGNLLVLYLLCSTRTIVKSAINFFVFNLALADLLLSLALPFWAVDITLDYNWPFGLAMCKAVSLLTGLNVYASCFFLMAMSLTRYCSVATALKPAAPLGHKLCDSRVTTALIWAGALVAAAPRAVFADLNRVGMANDTACLLRFPKGTNWLAVNQLLRLLFGFLLPYFIMILSYLLLLRFLCRHKLNGVNPRRQAHVSKSVAVVVLSFCTCWFPYNVLTLWSALIQLDLTEISPSYYFVQTYLFPLANCLAFTSSCLNPVIYCLIRREYRKALRTLVLKSSLAIASKACLSAVNSNEGQNREGQLGIPLNNMESHTAQSYTKRSALPSTTLSLGPSPKGLCPLNVLT